One Cucumis sativus cultivar 9930 chromosome 1, Cucumber_9930_V3, whole genome shotgun sequence DNA segment encodes these proteins:
- the LOC101204873 gene encoding uncharacterized protein LOC101204873 yields MGSNIGSENWRFFKQVLEGRWFSIFAAFLIMIGCGSTYLFGTYSKVLKTKFDYSQTQLSSLSFAKDLGSNLGVFAGLFAEVAPPWMLFLVGLTLNFFSYFMIWLSLSEYVPKPNLWLMFIYVYISANAQNFANTAVLVTSVRNFPDQRGVVIGLLKGFVGLGGAILTQVYFSMYGHDDPISLVLLLSWLPSLVCFLFFLTFRTIKAPKHPQELKIFFHLLYVSLTMAVFILFLTITQKNSHFTHAKYVGGVSVIIVLLCLPLLIAIKEELFLFKLNKQTKDPSVVVSIPVLKLEEVAETSSPPSFSNNVSNKPQRGDDFGILQALFSKDMALIFIATVSACGSSVAAIDNLGQIAESLNYPSKSINVFVSWISIFNFFGRVCSGFISETLMTKYKLPRPLMFGLTQIITCIGLVAIAFPFKNSIYAASLIVGFGFGAQTPLLFALISDLFGLKHYSTLLNCGQLAVPFGSYIMNIHVVGKLYDREATKNGNVKTGKGLTCTGIHCFSKSFTILVIATLFGAMASFVLAYRTREFYKGDIYKRYRDDQMWTTTQSDVELFSSSDNKKMKNCDEEQDRDESKFVSK; encoded by the coding sequence ATGGGTTCGAACATTGGCTCAGAAAATTGGCGATTTTTTAAGCAAGTTCTCGAAGGACGATGGTTTTCGATATTCGCTGCATTTCTCATCATGATCGGTTGTGGTTCGACTTACTTGTTTGGAACATACTCAAAAGTTTTAAAGACCAAATTTGATTACAGTCAAACCCAACTTAGTAGCTTGAGTTTTGCTAAAGATCTCGGTTCCAACCTTGGCGTTTTTGCCGGACTTTTTGCCGAGGTGGCTCCACCGTGGATGCTTTTCCTTGTAGGTTTAACTCTCAACTTCTTTAGCTACTTCATGATTTGGCTCTCCCTTTCTGAGTACGTCCCAAAGCCTAACTTGTggttaatgtttatttatgtttacatTTCCGCTAATGCACAAAACTTTGCCAATACTGCCGTCTTGGTAACTAGCGTTAGAAATTTCCCTGATCAAAGAGGAGTCGTTATAGGCCTTCTCAAAGGCTTTGTGGGACTCGGTGGAGCAATTTTAACTCAAGTCTATTTTAGCATGTATGGTCATGATGATCCTATTAGTCTTGTCCTTCTTCTTTCATGGCTACCCTCCCTTgtatgtttcttgttttttctcacGTTTCGAACAATCAAAGCTCCTAAACATCCACAagaacttaaaatattttttcatttactcTACGTCTCATTAACAATGGCGGTCTTCATCTTGTTCCTTACCATAACCCAAAAGAACAGTCATTTCACTCATGCTAAATATGTCGGTGGAGTATCTGTCATCATAGTCTTACTCTGTCTCCCTCTGTTAATCGCTATTAAAGAAGAATTATTTCTCTTCAAACTCAATAAACAAACCAAAGATCCTTCGGTTGTAGTATCGATTCCTGTTCTAAAACTTGAAGAAGTTGCCGAAACTTCTTCGCCGCCGTCTTTCTCAAACAATGTATCTAACAAGCCACAAAGAGGAGATGATTTTGGTATCTTACAAGCTTTGTTTAGTAAAGACATGGCTCTTATATTCATAGCAACAGTTTCAGCTTGCGGTTCATCGGTTGCTGCCATTGACAATTTGGGCCAAATCGCTGAGTCACTTAACTACCCATCTAAATCCATAAACGTTTTTGTTTCATGGATATCCATATTCAATTTCTTCGGTCGAGTTTGCTCCGGTTTCATCTCCGAAACACTCATGACCAAATACAAGTTACCTCGTCCTCTTATGTTTGGGCTTACCCAAATCATAACTTGCATTGGTCTAGTTGCCATTGCCTTCCCTTTTAAGAATTCAATATATGCAGCTTCATTGATCGTTGGGTTTGGATTTGGAGCTCAAACTCCATTGCTATTTGCTTTAATCTCTGACCTCTTTGGGCTTAAACATTACTCAACTCTTCTGAATTGTGGGCAGTTGGCAGTTCCATTTGGATCTTATATAATGAATATTCATGTAGTAGGGAAGTTATATGATAGAGAAGCTACTAAAAATGGTAACGTGAAGACTGGAAAAGGATTAACATGCACCGGAATTCATTGTTTTAGTAAATCTTTCACGATTTTGGTTATAGCGACATTGTTTGGAGCAATGGCTTCATTTGTTTTGGCTTATAGGACAAGAGAATTTTATAAAGGAGATATATACAAGAGATATAGAGATGATCAAATGTGGACAACGACTCAATCGGATGTCGAATTATTTTCATCATCCGACaataagaagatgaaaaactGTGATGAAGAACAAGATCGTGATGAAAGTAAATTTGTCTCTAAATAG